The region CGCTGATGCCGATTGTATGGCGCTGAATCAAGGTGGAACTGATATTACAAAATTGACCTACTAAACATAATTCGGGAAAAATTCGCTGTAAAACAACTGCCGGATCTTCTGAAGCAGATAGCCTGGGTTCCAGACTGTCATGCAGCGTTCCAGCGATCGACTCAATTTCTCGTTCTAGTGCTGCCCAGTTTGCTTGAACGAGCGCTCGGTACATCCCGAACCAAGACAGGCTTAAAATTATCCCCATGACAAGCGCATACCAGAGTGCCAAACGGGCACGACTGCGGCGAAAAAGCTGGTGGCTGTTCATAGCGGCTGTTCACAAGGCTGTGTTGAATCGATAGCCCTGACCCGGAATGGTTTCGATCGGGCAGTTGCAACCATAGCTGGCTAACTTGCGTCGCAATAACCGCATTTGTGCTGCAACCACATTGCTGATCGGTTCTTCTTCTAGATCCCAGAGTTGATGCCGAATTTTGCTACCTGAAATGATGCGATTAGGATTTTGCATCAGATAGGCGAGGATTTGAAATTCCTTGACGGTTAAAGGAATCGCTTGAGGAGGCTGAGCTAGTTCGCTGCACAGGGCATTATTGGCATAATCTAGCGTGAATGCACCAATACTGAGGTTTTGGGGTTGAAGTTGAGGCGATCGCCGCTGAAGTGCCCGCAACCGTGCCAGCAGTTCTTCCATCACAAATGGCTTGACCAAGTAATCATCGGCTCCAGCATCGAGTCCGGCGATCCGGTTTTCAGGTTGTCCCAGGGCGGTGAGCATCAGCACGGGTAAGGGGTTTTGGTGCATTCTGAGCCGCTGGCATAACTCTAGCCCTGATAGCTCTGGTAGCAGCCAATCGACGATCGCCACCGTGTAATCTGTCCACTGGCTTTCAAGACAATGCCATGCCTGAGAGCCGTCTGGCACCCAATCTACTACGTATTTTTCGCTCACTAAGATTTGCTTAATGGCTAGTCCCAAATCCGCTTCGTCTTCTACTAGCAAAACTCGCATAGCCCCAATGAAATTAACCACAAGCTTGATTTTACAGAAATCGCTGCCATTTCACCTGATTTTCATCTGCTCTTTGGCAGACTATGGAAGATTTTGGTTTAG is a window of Gloeocapsa sp. PCC 7428 DNA encoding:
- the rppA gene encoding two-component system response regulator RppA — encoded protein: MRVLLVEDEADLGLAIKQILVSEKYVVDWVPDGSQAWHCLESQWTDYTVAIVDWLLPELSGLELCQRLRMHQNPLPVLMLTALGQPENRIAGLDAGADDYLVKPFVMEELLARLRALQRRSPQLQPQNLSIGAFTLDYANNALCSELAQPPQAIPLTVKEFQILAYLMQNPNRIISGSKIRHQLWDLEEEPISNVVAAQMRLLRRKLASYGCNCPIETIPGQGYRFNTAL